Proteins encoded in a region of the Rutidosis leptorrhynchoides isolate AG116_Rl617_1_P2 chromosome 9, CSIRO_AGI_Rlap_v1, whole genome shotgun sequence genome:
- the LOC139867768 gene encoding uncharacterized protein: MIVVNVYGPHDNDKKRKMWKGLENLMRYDNASWVICGDFNEVRNEDERRKNVFHDRRSALFNDFINHMKLVEIPLIGKRFTRVNDDGSKFRKLDRLLVSDLFLQMWNEVSVIALERKLTDHCPIMLRDMNMDFSPKPFKLFDVWLESKDIEPIIVEAWNKPVESQRKDGVFQDRLKKYKECLKRME, encoded by the coding sequence ATGATCGTGGTAAATGTGTATGGACCTCACGATAACGACAAGAAAAGGAAAATGTGGAAGGGTTTAGAAAATCTGATGAGGTATGATAATGCATCATGGGTAATTTGCGGAGATTTCAACGAGGTGCGAAATGAAGACGAAAGAAGAAAAAATGTATTTCATGATCGGAGATCTGCTTTATTTAATGATTTTATCAATCATATGAAGCTAGTTGAGATTCCATTGATAGGCAAGAGGTTCACTAGGGTTAATGATGATGGCTCTAAATTCCGTAAGCTAGATCGATTATTGGTCTCGGACCTCTTTCTTCAAATGTGGAATGAGGTCTCGGTCATTGCCCTTGAAAGAAAGTTAACGGATCATTGCCCCATTATGCTTCGTGACATGAATATGGATTTCAGTCCAAAACCCTTCAAGTTGTTTGATGTATGGTTAGAATCTAAAGACATAGAACCTATCATTGTGGAAGCATGGAATAAGCCTGTAGAAAGTCAGAGGAAAGATGGGGTGTTTCAGGAtaggttaaaaaaatataaagaatgCCTTAAGAGAATGGAGTAA